The Syngnathus scovelli strain Florida chromosome 13, RoL_Ssco_1.2, whole genome shotgun sequence genome has a window encoding:
- the c7b gene encoding LOW QUALITY PROTEIN: complement component 7b (The sequence of the model RefSeq protein was modified relative to this genomic sequence to represent the inferred CDS: inserted 2 bases in 1 codon), which translates to MIPRVTTLDKTSXSKEGIMKLDLAAALLSLALLLTFIFPICCQQPINCRWGSFGDWSECDGCTKTKVRTRTVEVYAQFGGVPCSGQIAESHPCVPQKGCPLEMGCESRFRCTSGQCISRSLVCNGDQDCEDGLDERGCYEENSHFVCDLDKTPPNSDLTGRGYDVLTGKLRAGVINTLSFGGQCRKVFSGDHKIYYRLPQNILRYNFEVKVDNEESDDSYESSWSYMQDIQVKSLVGHDRRSFHKDLTETMNQRLIILKNKVELAQFQNSAPQYLTLAEEFWKALISLPFTYNYAAYRQLLQKYGTHYLAEGSLGGEYQGLLELDRQTFVSSSATHIDYKYCWRKVKRRLFWKKVKIVCEKFSKSISFGEERGVTKMPIKVNTYGGDPSFSDILKVLDLENPERNGEAYDNWASSVKDFPDVIDMKLRPLYELIKEVQCAGLKKLHLKRAIEEYLAEEHPCHCQPCRNNGQAFLSGSECRCICRPGTSGRACEHGAVIGEQTGVIHGGWSCWSSWSSCSGGQRERSRNCNNPSPSRGGQHCSGVTVEQLPCEDADIQYLKMMEPQCFGLSVTPPKTCGPPPNLRNGYIQDTSEFYLAGNTVQYSCIDGYYLSGNSLAECTESQTWKTGAMVCKSSTCHNPNLNNDVTATPVKVDYQIGERISLSCPKGLMLSGDISDIICTPSLQWSPSPSTAHCHEGPTTPTPPEGLKCKPWENVGKTDCVCKMPFQCPTSLELCARVSSSQPRVLGVCQVGALQCLGRNFTLVNNSECDWPEGTTSGTKCQPGNCQCQNPSECSEDSHPLCVTSDVGTVAMTMTECQVRSKRCSGEQLTVISIDACP; encoded by the exons ATGATACCGAGGGTTACAACGCTGGACAAAACAAG ATCTAAGGAAGGCATCATGAAG TTGGACTTGGCTGCAGCCTTGCTTTCATTGGCTTTACtgcttacatttatttttcctatttg CTGTCAGCAGCCCATAAACTGCCGATGGGGATCTTTTGGAGATTGGTCTGAATGTGATGGCTGCACTAAGACAAAG GTGCGCACTCGAACTGTGGAGGTATATGCCCAATTTGGTGGTGTGCCATGCTCTGGACAAATTGCAGAATCCCATCCCTGTGTGCCCCAAAAGGGGTGTCCTCTAGAAATGGGTTGTGAATCAAGATTCCGATGCACATCTG GTCAGTGCATTAGCCGGTCTCTGGTGTGCAATGGAGATCAGGACTGTGAAGATGGTCTGGATGAGAGAGGCTGTTATGAAGAGAACAGCCACTTTGTATGTGATCTTGATAAAACACCGCCCAACTCTGACTTGACTGGCAGAGG GTATGACGTGCTGACAGGGAAGCTGAGGGCAGGCGTGATCAATACGCTGAGTTTTGGAGGGCAGTGCAGAAAGGTGTTCAGCGGTGACCATAAAATTTATTATCGACTACCCCAGAACATCCTCAGGTATAATTTTGAG GTGAAAGTCGACAACGAGGAAAGTGATGACTCCTACGAAAGTTCTTGGTCCTACATGCAAGATATCCAGGTCAAGTCTTTAGTGGGACATGACCGTCGCAGCTTTCACAAAGATCTTACTGAAACAATG AATCAGAGACTTATAATTCTAAAGAATAAAGTGGAGTTGGCCCAGTTCCAAAACTCAGCCCCTCAGTATCTAACTCTGGCTGAAGAATTCTGGAAGGCTTTAATCTCGCTTCCATTCACATACAACTATGCCGCCTACCGTCAACTGCTGCAGAAGTACGGCACACATTATCTCGCTGAAGGCTCTCTTGGAGGTGAATACCAAGGCTTGTTGGAGTTAGACCGCCAAACGTTTGTCTCGTCCA GCGCAACACATATAGACTACAAGTACTGCTGGAGAAAGGTGAAACGAAGACTGTTctggaaaaaagtcaaaatcGTCTGTGAAAAATTCTCCAAATCTATATCATTTGGTGAAG AAAGAGGTGTGACCAAGATGCCCATTAAGGTGAACACATATGGAGGCGATCCATCATTTTCAGACATTTTGAAAGTTCTGGATCTTGAAAATCCAGAAAGAAATGGAGAGGCCTATGATAACTGGGCCTCCTCTGTTAAAGATTTTCCTGACGTAATTGACATGAAG CTACGCCCTCTTTATGAGCTTATAAAGGAGGTGCAGTGTGCAGGACTAAAAAAGCTTCACCTCAAAAGAGCCATTGAAGAATACTTGGCAGAGGAGCACCCATGTCACTGCCAACCCTGCCGTAACAACGGCCAGGCGTTCCTTTCTGGTTCCGAGTGTCGATGCATCTGTCGCCCCGGAACTTCAGGACGGGCATGTGAACATGGAGCTGTGATTGGGGAACAAACAG GGGTGATCCATGGTGGCTGGAGCTGCTGGTCATCCTGGAGCTCTTGTTCTGGGGGTCAAAGAGAAAGGTCTCGCAACTGCAACAACCCCAGCCCCAGCAGAGGTGGCCAGCACTGCTCCGGGGTGACTGTAGAGCAACTGCCCTGTGAAGATGCAGATATACAGTATTTAAA GATGATGGAGCCGCAATGTTTCGGCCTGTCTGTGACTCCACCAAAGACCTGTGGACCTCCTCCAAACCTCCGAAATGGTTACATCCAG GACACCAGCGAATTTTATTTGGCTGGGAACACAGTGCAGTACTCTTGCATCGATGGCTATTACCTCAGTGGAAACTCTTTGGCTGAATGTACTGAAAGTCAGACCTGGAAGACTGGAGCAATGGTTTGTAAAA GTTCAACATGCCACAATCCCAATCTCAACAATGACGTGACGGCCACGCCTGTCAAAGTGGACTATCAGATTGGAGAGCGGATATCCTTGTCCTGTCCAAAGGGATTGATGTTGTCTGGTGACATTTCAGACATCATATGTACTCCCAGTCTGCAATGGTCTCCTTCTCCCTCCACAGCTCACTGTCATGAAG GCCCCACAACTCCGACTCCTCCCGAGGGCCTGAAGTGTAAACCTTGGGAGAATGTCGGAAAAACTGATTGTGTGTGTAAAATGCCATTCCAGTGCCC GACCTCTCTGGAGTTGTGTGCCAGAGTCAGCTCAAGCCAGCCTCGGGTGCTTGGTGTTTGCCAGGTTGGAGCGCTGCAATGTTTAGGCCGTAATTTTACCCTGGTCAATAATAGCGAATGTGATTGGCCGGAAGGGACGACCTCTGGAACAAAGTGTCAGC CTGGAAATTGTCAATGCCAGAATCCGTCAGAATGTTCAGAAGACTCACACCCCCTGTGTGTGACATCAGACGTTGGCACTGTTGCCATGACGATGACCGAATGCCAAGTGAGGTCCAAGAGGTGTTCTGGTGAGCAGCTCACTGTGATCAGTATTGACGCGTGCCCCTAA